In the genome of Mucilaginibacter sp. 14171R-50, the window ATAGCAGGCGTAGACCTTTACCTGCCATTAAGCTGCGGTGCCGAGATCATTTTGGCCGACTCTATTACCGCCAAAGACGGCCGCGCCCTGCTGGATATCATCCGCGAACAAAGCATTACCATTTTACAGGCTACCCCGTATACATGGCGCATGATGCTGGAAGTTGGTTGGGACGAATACCTGCCTATAAAAGTATTTTGCGGCGGCGAAGCAATGGCTAAGGACCTGGCCGAAAGATTATTATCGCGCGCTAAAGTGGTATGGAATATGTATGGCCCTACGGAAACCACCATATACTCAATTATTAAACAGGTAACCGATGCCAACGATATTACCATTGGCTGGCCGGTTGATAACACGCAGGTGTATATTTTGGATGAGGAACGAAACAACCTTACCGACGGCGAGATAGGTGAAATTTATATTGGCGGCGCCGGCATGGCGTGGGGGTATCTGAACCGCCCCGACCTTACAGCCGAACGATTTATAGACAGCCCCTTCGCCCCGGGCGAAAAGATTTACCGCACCGGCGATTTGGCGAAACTAAAGCCAGATGGCGATATTGTTTACCTGGGCCGTATAGATCACCAGGTAAAAGTACGGGGCTACCGTATAGAACTTGGCGAAATTGAACATAACCTGGGCAAGCAGGAAGGCATTAAACAGGCGGTGGTCATCGCCCGCGAAGATACGCCCGGCATTCCGCGCTTAGTGGCGTATGTGGTGCTGGAATCGGGCCAGACAGGCATACCCGATAAAAGCATGCTCGACAGTTGGGATAAGGCGTTACTTGAAGTTTTGCCCGAATACATGATGCCCGACGATTATGTGCTGATCGAGGTTATCCCCTCCACGCCAAACGGAAAAATAGATCGCAAGGCCTTACCCAAGCCCGATTACAGCCACATTAACCGGTCAGAAGAATATGTGGCGCCGCGTACAAGCAACGAAAAGCTGGTTGCCGATATATGGGAAGAAATGATGGGGCTGAACAAGATCAGCATATTTGACAATTTCTTTCAGTTGGGTGGCCGTTCGCTTGTGGCGGTTAAAATAATGGCGCGTTTAGAACAGGAAACGGGTAAACGCCTGCCGCTGGCCACTTTATTTGAATATTCTACCGTTGAAAAGCTTGCAGCAAGATTGGAGATAGATGCCGAGGCGATCACCTGGGAATCGCTGGTGCCCATTAAGCCCAAAGGCAGTAAAATGCCGCTTTATATTGTGCACGGCGCGGGACTAAATGTGCTGCTGTTTAACGCCCTTGCCATGAACATGGACGACGAGCAGCCGGTTTATGGCCTGCAGGCAAAAGGCTTAAATGGCATTGATGAGCCACTGGATGTAATGGAAGAGATCGCCGCCAACTATGTGGACGAGATCATTAACCACGACCCGGTTGGCCCTTATGCCGTTGCCGGTTACTCATTAGGGGGACTCATAGCTTACGAAATGGCCAAGCAGATGCTGACCTTAGGCAAGGATGTAAAAATGCTGGCCATGTTTGATACTTATGCCGACCAAACGCAGAAGTATGACCCCTGGCTCAAGAAAAAGCTTTCAAATGCCTGGTTCTTCATCAAGCAGCTGGCCTACACACCCTTACTTTTTATACAGGACCCCAAACGTACAATTGAATACAAAAGCCGCGAAGTTGGCCGCCGTATCCAAAAGATATATAAAAACATCTTCCCGGGTAAGGTAAAGAAAAAGGAAGGTTTTTCGGCATATACCGACGAGATACACGAACGGAGCCTGGCAGCGCAGCGCAATTACCTGTTAACCCCGGTAAACATCGCTATCGAGCTTTTCCGTGCCAAAAAGAAAACATTTTACATGGACGATTTTGAGTTCCTGGGATGGAAGCCCTTTGCCCTTAAAGGCGTAAACGTTCATGATATCCCCGGCGAGCACAACACCATCTTCGCCCCGCCAAACGACAAGCAATTTGCCAAAGTATTGCAGGAATGTTTGGATAAGGCAGCGAAGCACGATTAAAACGGAATTTAACGGATAGTTACATTTAACGATTCTCGTAACCTATTTATTTACCTCAAGAGCCTGATGAACGGAACATAAGCTTTAAATGCGGCATTGGCCTGTTCGGGTAGTACAAGCATTGCCTCAGCACACCCTTTAAAAGAACAGGACGCAGCCGCGACTTTTCTTTGGTCACTTTCTTTTGAGAGAAAAGAAAGTAACATCCACAGGCTTTACAATTGAAAGGTGCCATTCCTAACGAAGAACTAAAAACGGGGTTGCTTCGCCGCACAACCCTTCACTCCACCTGGCTCGCAATGACATGTTTGTTATGTATAATCGGGAGATTGCTTCGTACCTCGCAATGACGAAAGTTTTATTACAACGGCCTACCTATCTCCCAATGATGCCCGTGCGGATCTATAAAATGCCCTAAGCGGTAGCCGTATGGTTGATCGGCAACGGGGTAAACAGTTTCAATACCTTCCGCTACCGCGCGCGCCGCGAATGTGTCGGGGTCGGCCACCATCAATCCAATTCGCACACTTATTCCGCCCAGCGCCTCCGGCGTAAAATTCCCATGTGCAGGCGATGCATCCGCAACAACGATACGCGCGCCTTCAATAGAAAGTTCGGCCACAGTAGCGCCATCCGGATCAGTATTGCCGCCCAAAACCCGGGCACCAAAAGCCCGTTTATAAAAATCAATAGCACCAATGGCGTTACTCACACTCAAGGTAGGGATGATAAAGGCGGAAAAATTATTTGCCATAATTAGTTGGTTTATAACGTAAAACTATCGAAATAAA includes:
- a CDS encoding amino acid adenylation domain-containing protein codes for the protein MEAVLNNTTVDYPKNKPLHSLINESAAKYPDKIALRFHHTALTYTELNNTANRLAKELLKLGAKTGQIIGLALDRSPEMVISLLAILKTGAAYVPLDPEYPKDRIEFMLDDSAATILLTSTKYKGHFASNTTEVLIEEALLNSASYSNDEPDTNVTGQDLAYVLYTSGSTGKPKGVQIAHHSLVNLMYSLQKAPGINSEDKMLAVATISFDIAGVDLYLPLSCGAEIILADSITAKDGRALLDIIREQSITILQATPYTWRMMLEVGWDEYLPIKVFCGGEAMAKDLAERLLSRAKVVWNMYGPTETTIYSIIKQVTDANDITIGWPVDNTQVYILDEERNNLTDGEIGEIYIGGAGMAWGYLNRPDLTAERFIDSPFAPGEKIYRTGDLAKLKPDGDIVYLGRIDHQVKVRGYRIELGEIEHNLGKQEGIKQAVVIAREDTPGIPRLVAYVVLESGQTGIPDKSMLDSWDKALLEVLPEYMMPDDYVLIEVIPSTPNGKIDRKALPKPDYSHINRSEEYVAPRTSNEKLVADIWEEMMGLNKISIFDNFFQLGGRSLVAVKIMARLEQETGKRLPLATLFEYSTVEKLAARLEIDAEAITWESLVPIKPKGSKMPLYIVHGAGLNVLLFNALAMNMDDEQPVYGLQAKGLNGIDEPLDVMEEIAANYVDEIINHDPVGPYAVAGYSLGGLIAYEMAKQMLTLGKDVKMLAMFDTYADQTQKYDPWLKKKLSNAWFFIKQLAYTPLLFIQDPKRTIEYKSREVGRRIQKIYKNIFPGKVKKKEGFSAYTDEIHERSLAAQRNYLLTPVNIAIELFRAKKKTFYMDDFEFLGWKPFALKGVNVHDIPGEHNTIFAPPNDKQFAKVLQECLDKAAKHD
- a CDS encoding VOC family protein, producing the protein MANNFSAFIIPTLSVSNAIGAIDFYKRAFGARVLGGNTDPDGATVAELSIEGARIVVADASPAHGNFTPEALGGISVRIGLMVADPDTFAARAVAEGIETVYPVADQPYGYRLGHFIDPHGHHWEIGRPL